Proteins encoded together in one Desulfuromonadales bacterium window:
- a CDS encoding metal-dependent transcriptional regulator has protein sequence MKLSEKAEEILEALWIATEEEGENSAHFSLLEVAAGDEALRELDRLAYIEIKGERVYLRAEGRYDAMMTVRRHRLSERLLMDILDLKGKKGNAKACEFEHLLHHGVDTKICTLLNHPTTCPHGKPIPPGKCCEEAKATGAVGVVALTELKAGEKGEIAYLATGDHKKMQKLMSMGVLPGNQLSLNRTFPS, from the coding sequence ATGAAACTGTCCGAAAAGGCCGAAGAGATCCTGGAAGCATTGTGGATCGCCACCGAGGAGGAGGGAGAGAACTCCGCTCATTTTTCGCTTCTGGAGGTCGCAGCCGGCGACGAGGCGCTTCGGGAACTTGACCGCCTGGCCTATATCGAGATCAAGGGGGAGCGGGTCTATCTGCGCGCCGAGGGCCGCTATGATGCTATGATGACCGTGCGGCGGCACCGGCTCTCCGAGCGCCTGCTGATGGACATTCTCGACCTCAAGGGGAAGAAGGGGAACGCCAAGGCCTGCGAGTTCGAGCACCTTTTGCACCACGGCGTCGACACCAAGATCTGCACCCTGCTCAACCACCCCACCACCTGCCCGCACGGCAAGCCGATCCCGCCCGGCAAGTGCTGCGAGGAGGCGAAGGCGACCGGCGCGGTCGGGGTCGTCGCCCTCACCGAGCTGAAGGCCGGCGAGAAGGGGGAGATCGCCTATCTGGCCACCGGCGACCACAAGAAGATGCAGAAACTGATGAGCATGGGCGTGCTCCCCGGCAATCAGCTCTCCCTCAACCGCACCTTCCCATCG
- a CDS encoding TlpA disulfide reductase family protein: MRLLAVFAFLSICAAAIFFFGIGERPQAPPAAGVKIGMEAPDFTLKDLQGNRVALSQYRGKVVFLNFWASWCPPCREEMPSMERLHEVYTGRDFVMLAVNVEQEVKDVRAFLEKHPHNFQVLLDADAKAQNLYGVNRFPETFLIDKSGKIVEHYLGARDWSGVDFLKKINSMMKE; encoded by the coding sequence ATGCGCCTGCTTGCTGTTTTTGCTTTTCTATCGATCTGTGCGGCCGCTATCTTCTTTTTCGGTATAGGTGAGCGACCGCAGGCACCGCCGGCCGCCGGTGTCAAAATCGGGATGGAAGCGCCGGATTTCACCCTGAAGGATTTGCAAGGGAACAGGGTTGCTCTCTCGCAGTACCGGGGGAAAGTGGTTTTTCTCAATTTCTGGGCTTCCTGGTGCCCCCCCTGCCGGGAAGAGATGCCCTCGATGGAACGCCTCCACGAGGTATACACCGGCCGCGATTTCGTCATGCTGGCGGTCAACGTCGAACAGGAAGTCAAAGACGTCAGGGCGTTTCTCGAGAAGCACCCGCACAATTTCCAGGTTCTGCTCGATGCCGACGCCAAGGCGCAGAACCTCTACGGCGTCAACCGTTTTCCGGAAACCTTTCTCATTGACAAGAGCGGGAAGATCGTCGAGCACTATCTTGGCGCCAGGGACTGGTCAGGTGTCGATTTCCTTAAGAAAATCAACTCCATGATGAAGGAGTAG
- a CDS encoding PaaI family thioesterase: MAILLVDGEAPREAGTKQFELRGWVDTAPFEDLLAIDIEEAQQGRAVLSLPFKVKYAQGGGFLHGGVLTTLADTAVAMAIKTRLPEGTVFATTELTTRFLAPVKAGRVTAVATVIGPEGRSFHGEATVTDESGREVARFSSVFRVARGQGFDE, from the coding sequence ATGGCCATACTGCTGGTGGACGGGGAGGCGCCGCGCGAAGCGGGGACGAAACAGTTCGAGCTGCGCGGCTGGGTCGACACCGCCCCCTTCGAGGACCTGCTAGCGATCGATATCGAGGAGGCGCAGCAGGGCCGGGCGGTCCTTTCCCTGCCGTTCAAGGTCAAGTACGCCCAGGGCGGCGGCTTTCTGCACGGCGGGGTGCTGACCACCCTGGCCGACACTGCGGTGGCGATGGCGATCAAGACCCGGCTGCCGGAAGGAACCGTTTTTGCCACCACCGAGTTGACCACCCGCTTCCTGGCCCCGGTGAAGGCGGGCCGGGTGACGGCGGTGGCAACGGTCATCGGTCCCGAAGGACGCTCTTTTCACGGCGAGGCGACGGTGACCGACGAGTCGGGGCGTGAGGTGGCCCGCTTCAGCTCGGTCTTCCGGGTGGCCCGCGGCCAGGGTTTCGACGAATGA
- a CDS encoding cytochrome c biogenesis protein CcdA, producing MSPGADVTLWIAFTAGILSFASPCVLPLIPSYITYITGLSFGQLKEAHPSAKVRVTVLLHSLVFIAGFSVVFISLGAIAGVASSTFQTHLRESLGWVQKIGGILIFLFGIHLSGLFHFGVLLGEKRVQIHTKPSGFVGTFLVGLAFAAGWTPCIGPILGAILALAAGTTGNAGRGVLLLSVYSAGLGIPFLLSGLLFHSFLNFFNRFRKHIRLMEIFTGVLLMAAGAMLFFDMIGRFSGYLYRWLPVTG from the coding sequence TTGAGCCCCGGAGCCGACGTCACTTTGTGGATTGCCTTTACCGCAGGGATTCTCTCCTTTGCCTCGCCCTGCGTGCTGCCGCTGATCCCCTCCTACATCACCTATATTACCGGCCTCTCCTTCGGCCAACTCAAGGAGGCCCATCCCAGCGCCAAGGTGCGGGTGACGGTGCTGCTCCATTCCCTTGTCTTCATTGCCGGGTTCTCCGTCGTATTCATCAGCCTCGGCGCCATTGCCGGTGTCGCCTCCTCCACCTTCCAGACTCACCTGCGGGAAAGCCTCGGTTGGGTGCAGAAAATAGGCGGCATCCTCATTTTTCTCTTCGGGATCCACCTGTCGGGGCTTTTCCACTTCGGTGTGCTGCTCGGCGAGAAGCGGGTGCAGATCCATACCAAGCCGAGCGGTTTTGTCGGCACTTTTCTGGTCGGGCTGGCCTTCGCCGCCGGTTGGACGCCCTGCATCGGCCCCATTCTCGGAGCGATCCTGGCCCTGGCCGCCGGCACCACCGGCAACGCCGGCCGCGGCGTTCTGCTGCTTTCCGTCTATTCGGCCGGACTGGGGATCCCGTTTCTTCTCTCCGGCTTGCTGTTCCACAGTTTTCTCAATTTTTTCAATCGCTTCCGCAAACACATCCGGCTCATGGAAATCTTCACCGGCGTGCTGTTGATGGCTGCTGGAGCCATGCTCTTTTTCGATATGATCGGCAGGTTTTCCGGTTACCTCTACCGCTGGCTGCCGGTCACCGGGTGA
- a CDS encoding sigma-54 dependent transcriptional regulator encodes MKPQTVLIIDDDASLRRVIEFTLHEAGYRVLTAADGAEGLRLFALEKPSVVITDIQMPTLSGYEVLKKIKADSPGTLVIVITAFGSVERAVEAMKLGAYDYLTKPFSRDELRLVVAKALSYSGLQEENVRLREELSDRVDFAHLVGISDEMQQVFDMVRRVAATEATVLITGESGTGKELIARAIHNGSERREGAFVAVNCAAIPADLLESELFGHLKGAFTGAVKDRKGKFELADGGTLFLDEVGELPVELQPKLLRALQEREIEPVGGTPRRIDVRVVAATNRDLEAAMGEGTFREDLYYRLAVIPVHLPALRQRRSDIPLLVRHFLQKHGAGAAVTVDAAALAALAAYDWPGNVRELENAVERMLILRRGEVIGEADLPPKVRGEGKPAAGGVLNLPAEGYPLEELEKEAVLEALRRTGWNQTKAAAFLRIPRHILLYRMEKFGIKR; translated from the coding sequence ATGAAGCCCCAGACCGTCCTGATTATCGACGACGACGCTTCGCTGCGCCGGGTCATCGAGTTCACCCTGCACGAGGCGGGCTACCGGGTGCTGACCGCCGCCGACGGCGCGGAGGGGCTGCGGCTCTTCGCTCTGGAGAAGCCGTCCGTGGTGATCACCGACATCCAGATGCCAACCCTTTCCGGCTACGAGGTGCTGAAAAAGATCAAGGCCGACAGCCCCGGGACGCTGGTGATCGTCATCACCGCTTTCGGCAGCGTGGAAAGGGCCGTGGAAGCAATGAAGCTCGGCGCCTACGACTACCTCACCAAGCCCTTCAGTCGCGACGAGCTGCGCCTGGTGGTTGCCAAGGCTCTCTCCTACTCCGGCCTGCAGGAGGAGAACGTCCGGCTCCGGGAGGAGCTGTCGGACCGGGTCGATTTCGCCCATCTGGTCGGCATCTCGGACGAGATGCAGCAGGTATTCGATATGGTGCGGCGGGTGGCCGCCACCGAGGCGACGGTCCTCATCACCGGCGAATCGGGGACCGGCAAGGAGCTGATCGCCCGGGCCATTCACAACGGCAGCGAGCGGCGCGAGGGAGCGTTCGTCGCGGTCAACTGTGCCGCCATCCCTGCCGATCTGCTCGAGAGTGAACTCTTCGGCCACCTCAAGGGGGCCTTTACCGGGGCGGTCAAGGACCGCAAGGGGAAGTTCGAGCTGGCCGACGGCGGCACCCTCTTTCTCGACGAGGTGGGGGAGCTGCCGGTGGAGCTGCAGCCGAAGCTGCTGCGCGCCCTGCAGGAGCGGGAGATCGAGCCGGTCGGCGGGACGCCGCGGAGGATCGACGTGCGGGTGGTGGCGGCCACCAACCGCGATCTGGAGGCGGCGATGGGCGAGGGGACCTTTCGCGAAGACCTCTATTACCGGCTGGCGGTGATCCCCGTCCACCTGCCGGCGCTGCGCCAGCGCCGTTCGGACATCCCTCTGCTGGTGCGGCATTTTCTGCAGAAACACGGCGCCGGCGCTGCCGTTACCGTCGATGCGGCCGCCCTGGCGGCGCTCGCCGCCTACGACTGGCCCGGCAACGTGCGGGAGCTGGAGAACGCCGTCGAACGGATGCTCATCCTGCGCCGGGGCGAAGTCATCGGCGAGGCCGACCTGCCGCCCAAGGTTCGTGGCGAGGGAAAACCGGCCGCCGGTGGCGTGCTCAATCTACCCGCCGAGGGCTATCCGCTGGAAGAGCTGGAGAAGGAGGCGGTGCTCGAGGCGCTGCGCCGCACCGGCTGGAACCAGACGAAGGCCGCGGCCTTCCTGCGCATCCCCAGGCACATCCTCCTCTACCGGATGGAGAAGTTCGGCATCAAACGGTAG
- the feoB gene encoding ferrous iron transport protein B, with protein sequence MTRSNKESAGGDKLILVGNPNVGKSLLFNALTGAYTTVSNYPGTSVEVSRGFCEIEGNRYEVLDTPGMYSLLPITEEERVARDILLAEEPYAVIHVIDARNLERMLPMTLQLIETGLPVMLVVNIMDEAEALGMSIDIPLLQEKLGIPVIGAATARKRGLKEIRAAIAAFDRQRRAVFGYATDLERDILKVASTLAGEYRIDRRAIALLLLQKDGGVEELVRATEKEAGYAGVEAAVNAVVFERRSDLHLRISLERKRVCKGLLEGVVSQQGREGKRFAERLSDWTMNPWTGFPILLVILYFGLYQFVGGFGAGTVVDLLEGSLFEEHINPWFISVADRLVPWYWLRELLVGEYGVLTLGVRYAVALVLPIVGTFFLVFSVIEDTGYFPRLAMLVDRIFKKLGLSGRAVIPIVLGFGCDTMATMVTRTLETVRERILATILLALAIPCSAQLGVILGLLSGVPGTLVVWSVCIALVFLVIGFLAARLLPGEKPMFYMELPPLRLPQLQNVLVKTLTRMQAYFLEIFPLFVIASVLLWAGKMTGILENLVSAMTPVMHALGLPGEAAAAFIFGFFRRDFGAAGLYDLQTSGMLSAVQLAVAGVTLTLFVPCVAQFLMMKKERGWKASIGIFVFVSVLAFTTGWGLNRFLLFTGILA encoded by the coding sequence ATGACCCGTTCGAATAAGGAAAGCGCCGGCGGCGACAAGCTCATCCTGGTCGGCAACCCCAACGTTGGCAAGAGCCTGCTGTTCAACGCCCTGACCGGCGCCTATACCACGGTCTCCAATTATCCCGGCACCTCGGTGGAGGTCTCCCGCGGCTTCTGCGAAATCGAGGGGAACCGCTACGAGGTTCTCGACACGCCCGGGATGTACTCGCTGCTCCCCATCACCGAAGAGGAGCGGGTGGCGCGCGACATCCTGCTCGCCGAAGAGCCGTACGCGGTGATTCACGTCATCGACGCCCGCAACCTGGAGCGGATGCTGCCGATGACCCTGCAGCTGATCGAGACGGGGCTGCCGGTGATGCTGGTGGTCAATATCATGGACGAGGCCGAAGCGCTCGGCATGTCGATCGACATTCCCCTGCTGCAGGAGAAGCTCGGCATCCCGGTGATCGGCGCCGCCACGGCCCGCAAGCGCGGCCTCAAGGAGATTCGTGCCGCCATCGCCGCTTTCGACCGGCAGCGCCGCGCCGTCTTCGGCTATGCCACCGACCTGGAGCGCGATATCCTGAAGGTCGCCTCAACCCTGGCCGGCGAGTACCGTATCGACCGCCGTGCCATCGCCCTGCTGCTGCTGCAGAAGGACGGCGGCGTGGAGGAGTTGGTGCGGGCCACCGAAAAAGAGGCGGGCTACGCCGGGGTGGAGGCGGCGGTCAACGCCGTCGTCTTCGAGCGCCGCAGCGACCTGCACCTGCGCATCAGCCTGGAGCGCAAGCGGGTCTGCAAGGGGCTGCTGGAAGGGGTCGTCAGCCAGCAGGGCCGGGAGGGGAAGCGGTTCGCCGAGCGCCTCTCCGACTGGACGATGAATCCCTGGACCGGCTTTCCCATCCTGCTCGTCATTCTCTACTTCGGCCTTTACCAGTTCGTCGGCGGCTTCGGTGCCGGCACCGTCGTTGATCTGCTCGAAGGAAGCCTGTTCGAAGAACACATCAACCCCTGGTTCATCAGCGTGGCCGACCGGCTGGTCCCCTGGTACTGGCTGCGCGAGCTGCTGGTCGGCGAGTACGGCGTCTTAACCCTCGGCGTGCGCTACGCCGTTGCGCTGGTCCTGCCCATCGTCGGCACCTTCTTTCTGGTCTTCTCGGTCATCGAGGACACCGGCTACTTCCCCCGCCTGGCGATGCTGGTCGACCGGATCTTCAAGAAGCTCGGTCTCAGCGGCCGGGCGGTGATTCCGATCGTGCTCGGCTTCGGCTGCGACACCATGGCGACCATGGTGACCCGCACCCTGGAGACCGTGCGCGAGCGGATTCTCGCCACCATCCTGCTCGCCCTGGCCATCCCCTGCAGCGCGCAGTTGGGGGTCATCCTCGGCCTGCTCTCCGGCGTGCCGGGGACGCTGGTGGTCTGGAGCGTCTGCATCGCCCTGGTCTTCCTGGTGATCGGCTTCCTCGCCGCCCGGCTGCTCCCCGGCGAAAAGCCGATGTTCTACATGGAACTGCCCCCCTTGCGCCTGCCGCAGCTGCAGAACGTCCTGGTCAAGACCCTGACCCGGATGCAGGCCTATTTTCTCGAGATTTTTCCCCTCTTCGTCATCGCCTCGGTGCTGCTCTGGGCCGGCAAGATGACCGGCATTCTCGAGAATCTGGTTTCGGCCATGACGCCGGTGATGCATGCCCTTGGGCTGCCGGGTGAGGCCGCGGCCGCCTTCATCTTCGGCTTCTTCCGCCGCGACTTCGGTGCCGCCGGGCTCTACGACCTGCAGACCAGCGGCATGCTCAGCGCCGTCCAGCTCGCCGTCGCCGGCGTCACCCTGACCCTGTTCGTTCCCTGCGTCGCCCAGTTTCTGATGATGAAGAAGGAGCGGGGCTGGAAGGCGTCCATCGGCATTTTCGTCTTCGTCTCCGTACTCGCTTTCACCACCGGCTGGGGTTTGAACCGCTTCCTCCTGTTTACGGGTATACTGGCATGA
- a CDS encoding phospholipase A, giving the protein MHEPFTIGFRFLLLLAASTLLLWPLAAQAEEFPLMPPAVAAASDPPVAPPADAADGGFFHRLSQGFSLHKETYLLPLTWGNTAVSSRDAELKYQFSFKQQIYDGLYFAYTQKSFWRILDQEESRPFRETNYNPELFWRLLRPAPSWGAWGGDLGLEHESNGNREPTSRSWNRVYLAPFVEYGRLRAELKLWRRLSEEKKKTPEDTTGDENPDISDFFGYGELRLAYVNRWQHRAALMTRWNFATDKGALQLGYSVPTGTKNLFVYGQLWSGYGESLIDYNRSITRYGIGVLIRQ; this is encoded by the coding sequence ATGCACGAGCCCTTCACTATCGGCTTCAGGTTCCTCCTCCTGCTGGCCGCCTCGACCCTGCTGCTCTGGCCCCTCGCCGCACAGGCCGAAGAGTTCCCCCTGATGCCTCCCGCCGTTGCCGCCGCCAGCGACCCGCCGGTTGCGCCGCCCGCCGATGCCGCCGACGGTGGCTTCTTCCACCGGCTCAGCCAGGGGTTCAGCCTGCACAAGGAAACCTACCTTCTTCCTCTCACCTGGGGGAACACCGCCGTCTCGTCCAGGGATGCGGAGCTGAAATACCAGTTCAGCTTCAAGCAGCAGATCTACGACGGTCTTTACTTCGCCTACACGCAAAAATCATTCTGGCGGATTCTCGATCAGGAGGAATCGCGCCCCTTCCGGGAAACCAACTACAACCCGGAACTCTTCTGGCGCCTGCTGCGGCCGGCGCCGTCCTGGGGGGCCTGGGGCGGCGACCTGGGCCTCGAACATGAATCGAACGGCAACCGTGAGCCGACTTCACGCAGTTGGAACCGGGTTTACCTCGCTCCTTTCGTCGAGTACGGACGGCTGCGCGCCGAACTCAAGCTCTGGCGTCGCCTCTCCGAGGAGAAAAAGAAAACCCCCGAAGACACCACCGGCGACGAGAACCCCGACATCTCCGATTTTTTCGGCTATGGCGAACTGCGCCTCGCCTACGTCAACCGCTGGCAACACCGGGCAGCGCTGATGACCCGCTGGAACTTCGCCACCGACAAGGGAGCCTTGCAACTCGGCTACAGCGTGCCGACCGGGACAAAAAACCTCTTCGTCTACGGCCAGCTCTGGAGCGGCTATGGGGAGAGCCTGATCGACTACAACCGATCGATCACCCGTTACGGGATCGGGGTGCTTATCCGGCAGTGA
- a CDS encoding transcriptional repressor has translation MGEEKKTFREYLTRQGLKSTRQRDVILDEFLRSGSHLSTEELYLRLRKKHPGIGYATVYRTLKLFAECGIAEERHFGDGQTRYEPTIGEQHHDHLVCTACGAIIEFENPRIEELQEKVAREHGFQIVSHRLELYGKCGKCAAK, from the coding sequence ATGGGTGAAGAGAAAAAGACATTCCGGGAGTATCTGACCAGGCAGGGGCTCAAGTCGACGCGGCAGCGCGATGTCATTCTCGACGAGTTTCTGCGCTCCGGCTCACACCTCTCGACCGAGGAACTTTACCTGCGCCTGCGCAAGAAGCATCCCGGTATCGGTTATGCCACGGTCTATCGTACCCTCAAACTTTTTGCCGAATGCGGCATCGCCGAGGAGAGGCATTTCGGTGACGGGCAGACCCGCTACGAGCCGACCATCGGCGAGCAACATCACGACCACCTCGTCTGTACCGCCTGCGGCGCCATCATCGAGTTCGAAAATCCGCGCATCGAGGAGCTGCAGGAGAAGGTGGCAAGGGAGCACGGTTTCCAGATCGTCAGCCACCGCCTCGAGCTCTATGGCAAGTGCGGCAAGTGCGCGGCAAAATGA
- a CDS encoding glycosyltransferase — translation MTTPAVSILLPVRNEERFLPAALASLFRQTFSDWELVAVDDGSTDGTPALLAEAARRDARVRVIPRPAEGLVPALNAGLAACRAPLVARMDGDDVCHPRRLERQVNHLAAHPDTGLVACGVRHFPRPQLRGGMVAYEAWQNALADHDSILCNLYVESPFAHPSVLFRREVVERAGGYRQLAWAEDYDLWLRLARAGVRFARLPDVLLFWRDRPERLTRTAAICSLAAFRACKAHHLRQGFLRDATEVTLWGAGLEGKAWRQTLATEGVRVGRWLEVDRRKIGQRIHGAPVVGIEALRPGDGPVLITVGAKGARQQVRTFATKAGLTEGVDYLCVT, via the coding sequence GTGACGACGCCCGCCGTTTCCATACTGCTGCCGGTGCGCAACGAGGAACGTTTTCTCCCCGCGGCACTCGCCTCTCTGTTCCGTCAGACTTTTTCCGACTGGGAACTGGTCGCCGTCGACGATGGTTCCACCGATGGCACGCCGGCACTTTTGGCCGAAGCGGCCCGCCGCGATGCGCGGGTACGGGTCATTCCCCGGCCGGCCGAGGGGCTGGTGCCGGCCCTCAATGCCGGCCTTGCCGCCTGTCGCGCCCCGCTGGTGGCACGCATGGACGGCGACGACGTCTGCCACCCCCGCCGTCTGGAGCGGCAGGTGAATCACCTGGCCGCGCATCCTGATACCGGCCTGGTCGCCTGCGGCGTACGCCACTTTCCCCGTCCGCAGCTGCGGGGGGGAATGGTCGCCTACGAGGCGTGGCAGAACGCGCTGGCCGATCATGACAGCATTCTGTGCAACCTCTACGTCGAGTCCCCTTTCGCCCACCCGAGCGTTCTCTTCCGCCGCGAAGTGGTGGAGCGAGCCGGCGGCTACCGGCAGCTGGCGTGGGCGGAGGACTACGACCTCTGGCTGCGCCTTGCCCGCGCCGGGGTGCGCTTCGCCCGTCTGCCCGACGTCCTCCTCTTCTGGCGCGACCGCCCCGAGCGGCTGACCCGCACTGCCGCCATCTGTTCACTGGCCGCCTTTCGCGCCTGCAAGGCGCACCACCTGCGGCAGGGCTTCCTCCGGGACGCTACCGAGGTCACTCTCTGGGGGGCGGGACTCGAAGGGAAGGCGTGGCGGCAGACGCTGGCGACGGAAGGCGTCCGGGTCGGGCGCTGGCTCGAAGTCGACCGGCGCAAGATCGGCCAGAGGATTCACGGCGCCCCGGTGGTCGGCATCGAGGCGCTGCGCCCGGGTGACGGCCCGGTGCTGATCACCGTCGGCGCCAAGGGGGCACGGCAGCAGGTGCGCACCTTCGCGACAAAGGCCGGGTTGACCGAGGGGGTCGACTACCTCTGCGTGACGTAG
- a CDS encoding metallopeptidase family protein: MKRKDFERLVERAIARIPHEFLAQVENLSFQVEDWADDDTLDEVGFDDPRDLLGYYRGWPLSERTHDYGSCLPDVIIIFQAAVEEYAAETGEPLLKIIRETIIHELAHYFGFSEEQMDQIEDLWAGEEALPEDRKEKT; encoded by the coding sequence ATGAAACGGAAGGATTTCGAGCGGCTGGTCGAACGGGCCATCGCCCGCATCCCGCACGAGTTTCTCGCGCAGGTCGAAAACCTGAGCTTTCAGGTGGAGGACTGGGCCGACGACGACACCCTGGACGAGGTCGGTTTCGACGACCCCCGCGACCTGCTCGGCTACTATCGCGGCTGGCCGCTGAGCGAGCGGACCCACGACTACGGCAGCTGCCTTCCGGACGTCATCATCATCTTCCAGGCGGCAGTGGAGGAATATGCCGCCGAGACGGGGGAGCCACTGTTGAAGATCATCCGCGAGACCATCATCCACGAGCTGGCTCACTACTTCGGCTTTTCCGAGGAACAGATGGACCAGATTGAAGATCTCTGGGCAGGGGAAGAGGCATTGCCCGAAGACCGGAAGGAAAAAACTTGA
- a CDS encoding AEC family transporter — MPLFVDILTIVLPVFLVIVLGYLLKRLELIDATFLFQTNRLVYYICLPLLLFYKIGTADFFANFNGSLVIGSALAIAAGFLLSYGYAALRGYPPAARGAFCQGAFRGNLAYMGLAIVFNAYGEAGFTRAGILMGFLVPVLNLFAVLALLLPHRRNDGGQGAVFWMKQLVGNPLIIASFAGIAWSYLQLPVPVILDRSLHIATGMTLPLALIAIGGSFSLEKLKGDLVRAAFATGFKLIWLPLIAAGLLILLGVGGQDLAIGVLFAGTPAATATYIMAHQLKGDAELAGSIVMMSTAFSVVTYTIALLMLRGFGL, encoded by the coding sequence ATGCCACTGTTCGTCGACATTCTCACCATCGTCCTGCCGGTCTTCCTCGTCATCGTCCTGGGCTACCTGCTCAAGCGCCTCGAACTGATCGACGCGACCTTCCTCTTCCAGACCAACCGCCTGGTCTATTACATCTGTCTGCCGCTGCTGCTCTTCTACAAGATCGGCACCGCGGATTTTTTCGCCAACTTCAACGGCTCGCTGGTCATCGGCTCCGCCCTGGCCATCGCCGCCGGTTTTCTCCTCTCCTACGGCTACGCGGCCCTGCGCGGCTACCCGCCGGCCGCCCGCGGCGCCTTCTGTCAGGGGGCGTTTCGCGGCAACCTCGCCTACATGGGGCTGGCGATCGTCTTCAACGCCTACGGCGAGGCCGGCTTCACCCGCGCCGGCATCCTCATGGGCTTCCTGGTGCCGGTGCTCAACCTCTTTGCCGTCCTCGCCCTGCTGCTGCCGCACCGCCGCAACGACGGCGGCCAGGGGGCGGTTTTCTGGATGAAGCAACTGGTCGGCAACCCGCTGATCATCGCCTCCTTCGCCGGCATCGCCTGGAGCTACCTGCAACTGCCGGTACCGGTGATCCTCGACCGCAGCCTGCACATCGCCACCGGCATGACTCTGCCGCTGGCGCTGATTGCCATCGGCGGCTCCTTCTCGCTGGAAAAACTCAAGGGCGACCTGGTGCGGGCAGCCTTCGCCACCGGCTTCAAGCTCATCTGGCTGCCGCTGATCGCCGCCGGCCTGCTGATCCTGCTCGGGGTGGGCGGGCAGGATCTCGCCATCGGCGTCCTCTTCGCCGGCACCCCGGCGGCCACCGCCACCTACATCATGGCGCACCAGCTCAAGGGGGATGCCGAACTGGCCGGCTCCATCGTCATGATGTCGACCGCCTTTTCCGTCGTCACCTACACCATTGCTCTGCTCATGTTGCGAGGCTTCGGCCTGTGA
- a CDS encoding ATP-binding protein has protein sequence MNLGLRLVYNSAMRNNATTFRFTVLVLLILGITALHYLTDIHKAQFHDIYRRLYYIPIVLGGLWFTLRGGLGTAIVVSILFAPHVVFQWGHHPTAEPEQYLEILLYNIIGFLTGFLAERERIQKTHHQKAALRLEESYAKLRDQADLILEIEEQLRRADRLSALGELSAGMAHEIRNPLGSIRGTAEILQDGIDPSDKRYEFTRILIKEVDRLNRVVEDFLRFARPAPVERGRLDVNEALREVLTLTRQPALKNGVRTELAAGAVPPLPGDRGQLKQAFLNLVLNALQAMAEGGTLTIGTEMADGQLRIRFADTGQGIPKENLERIFNPFFTTRQEGTGLGLAITHRIIQGHGGRIEVQSRLGEGTTFTVVLPYREFE, from the coding sequence TTGAACTTGGGCCTCCGTCTGGTTTACAACTCGGCTATGCGCAATAACGCCACCACATTCCGGTTTACCGTTCTGGTCCTGCTGATCCTGGGGATCACTGCACTCCACTACCTGACCGATATCCATAAGGCCCAGTTCCACGACATCTACCGGCGTCTCTACTACATCCCCATCGTTCTCGGCGGCCTCTGGTTCACCCTGCGCGGCGGACTGGGGACGGCCATCGTCGTGTCGATCCTCTTCGCCCCGCATGTCGTTTTCCAGTGGGGGCATCATCCGACCGCCGAGCCGGAGCAGTACCTGGAAATCCTGCTTTACAATATCATCGGTTTTCTGACCGGCTTCCTGGCCGAGCGCGAACGGATCCAGAAAACCCACCACCAGAAGGCTGCCTTGCGGCTCGAGGAAAGCTACGCCAAACTGCGCGACCAGGCCGACCTGATCCTGGAGATCGAGGAACAGCTGCGTCGCGCCGACCGACTCTCGGCCCTCGGTGAGCTTTCCGCCGGCATGGCGCACGAGATCCGCAACCCCCTCGGTTCCATTCGCGGCACGGCGGAAATACTCCAGGACGGCATCGACCCGTCAGACAAACGCTACGAGTTCACCCGCATCCTGATCAAGGAAGTCGACCGGCTCAACCGGGTGGTAGAGGATTTTCTGCGCTTCGCCCGGCCGGCTCCGGTGGAGCGGGGCCGTTTGGACGTCAACGAGGCCCTGCGGGAGGTGTTGACCCTGACCCGGCAGCCGGCCTTGAAAAACGGCGTACGCACCGAACTGGCAGCCGGGGCAGTGCCGCCGCTGCCCGGCGACCGCGGGCAGCTCAAGCAGGCGTTCCTCAACCTGGTGCTCAACGCCCTGCAGGCGATGGCGGAGGGCGGCACCCTGACCATCGGCACGGAAATGGCCGATGGTCAGCTGCGCATCCGCTTCGCCGACACCGGCCAGGGCATCCCCAAGGAAAACCTGGAGCGGATCTTCAACCCCTTCTTCACCACCCGGCAGGAGGGGACCGGCCTGGGACTGGCCATTACCCACCGCATCATCCAGGGACACGGCGGGCGGATCGAGGTGCAGAGCCGGCTCGGCGAGGGGACGACGTTCACCGTGGTTCTGCCTTACAGGGAGTTTGAATGA